TGGCGGCTGGGAATTGCTGCTGCACGTCGCACGGCATTGATACCGCATTGCCAGCCAGCACGCTGGCGCATGGTGTGTTCTGCAGCTGGTAGCTGACGGGTGCCTTGGGATTGGCACCGTCGACGAACACCAGGCTATAGCCCTGGCCGGCATGCCGGGCGTCGCGCAACGTGACAAACGCGAAGCGCGCGCCGGTGAGCCGGGTCAGGCACAGCGCCTGCGCCACGAAGAACTTGGGGCCGCGATAGTTGGCCGTGGCGCGGGCGATGTCGGCTTGGGTCTGGTTGATCCACTCGGTTTCGGTCATGACGTACTCCGCTGGCAGATGGTGGCAGTATGGCAAAGCTGTCACTCAAGCCCAGAGGAAACATGGCCAATCTTTACGACCAGCTGCCGATTGCCTTGCCGGACGAGGTGTTTACCGATCTGGTGCGCCAGGACGGCGTGCGGATCGAACGCATCGTCTCCCATGGCCAGGCCACGCCGGATGGCGTGTGGTACGACCAGGCCGAATACGAGTGGGTGCTGCTGCTGGCTGGGGCCGCCGGACTGATGTTCGACGACGGCACGCCGCCGCTCGAACTCGCGCCGGGCGAGCATGTGCTGCTGGCGCCGCACCGGCGCCATCGCGTCAGCTATACCGCGCCGCAGACGGTGTGGCTGGCGGTGTGGTGGTCGCCCCAGGCCTGAATCACGGGCATGCCACCCGCCAGGCATCCAAGTTGCGCCGCTTGAGTACGCCGGAGAACTTCAGCTGCTTTGCCTGCGGGCAGAACTGGCTGGTGTCGCCGGTGAGATCGGTGTACTCGGCCATGAACACCGCCTTGCCGGCGTCGGTATAGGGCTTGAGGTCGGCGCACCAGCCGTAGTGCGCGCAGTCTTCCGTTTTTGCCCACCTTTTCTTACATCGCCGTTCGTCGGCTTGTTGGTCTAATCTGTCAATTGTCGCCAACAACATACAGAACAGCATGCTGATTGGATACGCACGG
This region of Chitinolyticbacter meiyuanensis genomic DNA includes:
- a CDS encoding cupin codes for the protein MANLYDQLPIALPDEVFTDLVRQDGVRIERIVSHGQATPDGVWYDQAEYEWVLLLAGAAGLMFDDGTPPLELAPGEHVLLAPHRRHRVSYTAPQTVWLAVWWSPQA
- a CDS encoding endo alpha-1,4 polygalactosaminidase, which translates into the protein MLFCMLLATIDRLDQQADERRCKKRWAKTEDCAHYGWCADLKPYTDAGKAVFMAEYTDLTGDTSQFCPQAKQLKFSGVLKRRNLDAWRVACP